Genomic segment of Candidatus Zixiibacteriota bacterium:
CAGATGCCTACTCGCGGGTATCAGGATATTGTCGGACTAAGTTCCGGCGTGGTAGCGTTTAAGGAAAACCGCGGCCTGCGCACACGAGGAAGCGGCAGCCGCGAGGCGACCAACGAACCGTCGATGAACATCCGCGGTGGCCGTGAGTCTGACGTTGCATACTATGTTGACGGATTCTCGCAGCAGGATCCGCTGACCGGTATTTCAACGACTGCGATCAACAACAATGCGATTGAAGAGGTGCAGGTCACGACTGGCGGGTTCAACGCCGAGTATGGCAAGGTCTCGGCCGGCGTTATTAACGTCACCACAAAGGAAGGTCAGAAGGACTATCACGGGAATGTCGAAGGCATAACAGATAATTTCCATGGTGATAGTTTCGACTACAATGTTTACGCAGTCGACTTTTCCGGTCCTTTGACACCGAGTTTTAGCAAGATGTCATTCTACGTCTCGGGCGAGCGCCGCTGGCAGCGCGATCGCAGCCCGAAAGCAACAGCGGATGGAGTACTCCCGCAGAATGAGCGGGATGGTTGGACGTGGCAGGGCAAGCTGCGTTACGATATCCATCCACAGGCGGATCTTCGTATCGGCGTGCTCGGATCGCTGGACAAATGGCAGGAGTACAGACGCTCTTACATGTTTGATCTCAGTCACATGCCGAGATATGAAGACAGAAATAACTCTGCCTACATTAAGCTGACTCATACGATTTCCAAGTCGACGTTCCACACTATATCAGCCAACTTCTTCCAGACCGAGCGCTATCGCGGCGACGGTGAGCACTTCAAAGATCTGATGGACTATGGCAAACCGGAGGGCAACCTCAGATTCGAAGAGACCTCGCTCTTCCGTCCGTGGGATGATCCTGAGACGCCGGAAGATGAGGCGTATATGTTGGATGACTATTTGCATCGCAATTCATCCTACATCGGTCTCAGATGGGATGTCACTTCGCAATTGAATGCCCACAACGAAGTTCAGTTTGGTGCGGAGTATCAGCGCCACACTCTCAGATATTATCGCCACCTATTCCCGCAGAAGATTTTCTACGAATGGGAGTACAACGAAGCCGGAACCGACAGCACACGAGTGCTGAACGGCACCGCCTGGCTCGATGTTGATAACTACGGATACAATACCGACGGTGGCGAGAACAAGCTGGATGATGGCTGGAACGCTGCGAAACATCCGTTCGAGATTGCAGCATATTTCCAGGATAAGTTCGAGTGGGAAGGCTTGATCGTCAATGCGGGAGTTCGCTTAGATTATTTCGATGCGAATACTAAGAGGCTGAGAAACGAGTTCTATCCTCTCAATCCCGATCGGACTGACACTCTTGAAAATCCCACTGATGAGCAGGTAGTCCAGGGTCAGCAATTGACAGAAGCCGATCTCGAGGACTCGAAGGCTGAAACTCAGTTCTCTCCTCGTATTGGTATTGCCTATCCGGTATCGGATAGGACGCATTTCCGTCTATCATACGGGAAGTTCTTCCAGCGTCCTGAGCTTCAATATCTGTACGTCTCCTACGATTACCTTGAGTACATGACCAAGGTAGCTCCGTACTACTACCCTGTTGGAAATCCGAACCTTGAGCCGGAAGAGACGACAGCGTACGAAATCGGTGTCACACATCGCATGGGTGAAAACACACGGCTTGACATCACTGCCTACTACAAAGATGTGAAGAATCTGACAGAAGTCCTCAGGCTCCCGTCTCAGCCGAAAGGCTACCCGACGTATCGTAACCGTGACTTCGGCACGATCAAGGGTGTGGAGATGAACCTGAAGATGCGCAGAACCAGGAACGTGTCTCTTGATCTGAGCTACACATTCTCGATGGCGAACGGTACCGGTTCGTTTGCGTCCTCGCAGCGGAACATTGCCTGGACCGACACCGAGCGCCCGATCAGAGTATCGCCGCTCGATTTCGATCAAAGACACAAGTTCACTGGCATCGTTGACGTCCGTGCGGGCAAGGGTGAAGGTCCGAAACTCGGCAACATCTTCCCGCTCGAGAACACCGGTCTCAACGTGATCTTCAACTTCGCATCCGGTACGCCCTATACACCGGCGCAGGTTTACAATGAAGTGACGTTAGCTTCGGTTTCATCGACTCCGGCATCATCGATCAACTCCAGGTATGGGCCGTGGACTTATCGCGTGGACCTGAAGTTGAGCCGAGGATTCATGCTCTATGACTTGAATTTCGACGCATACTTCTGGGTGCTGAACGTCCTCGATCGTGATAATGCTCTTACCGTGTACGAAGGTACCGGTAAGCCTAACACTACAGGATGGCTCAGCACGCCGGCAGGGGAAGAGTTTGTAGAGACTTACAGCGAACCTAACGACTTCGGATACACTGGCGAGCAGCTCTATGAGCTCGCGCAAAATTCGCCGTTGAACTACGACATCCCGAGACTCATCCGCTTCGGATTGCGGTTGAGCTTCTAATTCGGGAGCTTCACATAGGAGGAAGTAATGTTTCTTAAGCGTTTGATTGTCTTCCTGGTGATCGTGTCAATGATGACGGCGGTCGCCTGGGGACTAAATTCAAAAACCGGCAAACAGTCAGGCCCTGGGATGTCGTTGATTCTGGATACCAAAACGTTCCTCTGGATCAACAGCATCTTCTGCGTTGTCTACAACAACGGCAACTTCGGGTATGACGATGCAGGCGAATTCGGAAAGACCGACGGATGGTACTATCCGTTTGGATCTGAAAAGGATGACAAGACTGTCATCTACGCGGCCGGTATCTGGGTCGGTGCGAAGGTGGGTAGTGAAACTCGCGTCGCAATCGGCGAATATGCATCAGAATTCGTCCCCGGTCCGATGATGGATGGTACATTCCAGCAGGATCAGGCCAGTTTCCGAGTCTACAAGATAGGTGACGGATCCAATCGTGATTTGTCGCCGTATGATGACTCAAGAGACCGCGCAGAGTGGCCGGTTGACGATGGTGCTCCGGTGGATGAAAACGGCGATCCGGCATTGCTGGGAAATCAGATGTGCTGGTCAGTATACAACGATGCTAGTGAGGAAGGTCACTCCAACATGCAGACCAATCCTCTCGGTGTCGAGATTCAGCAGTCAACTTTCGGATTTGCTGCAAAAGGCCCCCTTGACAACGTGATGTTCATGAAGTACACTATCATAAACAAGGGTGGCAACAGACTCGACTCCACCTTCATTTCGCTCTGGGCTGATCCGGACGTCGGCGATGCCAGCGATGATTTCGTTGGCTGTGATACCGCACTCTCACTTGGTTATGCGTACAATGACGGTTCGGACACCGATTACGGATCTTCGCCGCCAGCGGTCGGTTTCGACTTTTTCCAGGGGCCGTTGATTCCTTCAGAGGGTGACACGGCATACCTGCCAACGGGGCCGGTTCCGAACTTCAAACAGCTCGGGATGACATCGTTCAATAAGTACATCAACGGTACAGACCCGCTGAACTACACGGAAGTGTACAACTACATGAAAGGTCTTTTCCGTGATGGATCCCCGGTAATCGATCCGAATACCAATCAGGTAACCCTGTTCCAGCTTCCGGGCGACCCAGTGACCGGTGAGGGCTGGATCGATGAGGCGTCGGCTGACCGCCGTTGGATGATGACGACCGGTCCGTTCACGATGGAACCGGGCGATACCCAGGTCGTCGTTGCTGCGGCGCTCGCCGCGCAGGGCACCGGCGCGTTGGACGGTGTAACAATGCTGAAGGAAATCGATATAGCGGCTCAGGTTGTATATGACCTGAACTTCAAGATTCCTCAGCCGCCTCCGAATCCTATCGTATATGCCCGTGGACTGGAAAATGCGGTCGAGCTCGTGTGGATTGATAATGCCGAAGGTCCGGACAACTATCTTGAAGATTTCCGGAACGAGTTGAATCAGCTATACG
This window contains:
- a CDS encoding TonB-dependent receptor → MSNTKLLMAPCILLAILLLTSAVAIAGTTGKISGVVTDKETGEALPGVAVSITGTTMGALTDVEGKFNILNVPVGTYALKAQLVGYGSVEATDLFVHVDLTTSYDFQLTTLAVESGKVITVKAERPLILQDQTASLTVVTKDEIQQMPTRGYQDIVGLSSGVVAFKENRGLRTRGSGSREATNEPSMNIRGGRESDVAYYVDGFSQQDPLTGISTTAINNNAIEEVQVTTGGFNAEYGKVSAGVINVTTKEGQKDYHGNVEGITDNFHGDSFDYNVYAVDFSGPLTPSFSKMSFYVSGERRWQRDRSPKATADGVLPQNERDGWTWQGKLRYDIHPQADLRIGVLGSLDKWQEYRRSYMFDLSHMPRYEDRNNSAYIKLTHTISKSTFHTISANFFQTERYRGDGEHFKDLMDYGKPEGNLRFEETSLFRPWDDPETPEDEAYMLDDYLHRNSSYIGLRWDVTSQLNAHNEVQFGAEYQRHTLRYYRHLFPQKIFYEWEYNEAGTDSTRVLNGTAWLDVDNYGYNTDGGENKLDDGWNAAKHPFEIAAYFQDKFEWEGLIVNAGVRLDYFDANTKRLRNEFYPLNPDRTDTLENPTDEQVVQGQQLTEADLEDSKAETQFSPRIGIAYPVSDRTHFRLSYGKFFQRPELQYLYVSYDYLEYMTKVAPYYYPVGNPNLEPEETTAYEIGVTHRMGENTRLDITAYYKDVKNLTEVLRLPSQPKGYPTYRNRDFGTIKGVEMNLKMRRTRNVSLDLSYTFSMANGTGSFASSQRNIAWTDTERPIRVSPLDFDQRHKFTGIVDVRAGKGEGPKLGNIFPLENTGLNVIFNFASGTPYTPAQVYNEVTLASVSSTPASSINSRYGPWTYRVDLKLSRGFMLYDLNFDAYFWVLNVLDRDNALTVYEGTGKPNTTGWLSTPAGEEFVETYSEPNDFGYTGEQLYELAQNSPLNYDIPRLIRFGLRLSF